The Scatophagus argus isolate fScaArg1 chromosome 12, fScaArg1.pri, whole genome shotgun sequence genome includes the window TCATCGGTCTTGGAGGCTTCACAGGACACAGGGGTGGtcgataaaaaaaaataatgggtGGTGTGCAAAGCAGGCTGAACCCTTCACTCCTTAGCTGGTCTATAGTGACACCCTgagtttaaattaaatatagCAGTTTTAAAGAAGTGATGCCAAGTTTCTTCACATGTGGCCCtaatgtttgaataaaaacGTAAGCTTATGATAAGGTGTTCAAAATTGCAATGAAGATCAATGAAATCACACATATCTTCTAAATAAAGTGGGATGATTCTTGTTTGGGACAGAGGTTTAAGGCAAAATTATGTCTCCTCCTAATGTAAGTCCCCGAAAGCACTACTTATTGGTTCCCCAAATTCCTCAAGTGTAAGCACAACAAGTTCACAAGGAaaccattctctctctctccttaaaaatgaataacaaacAACTTGTTTATCCACCGTCTCCCAAAGGCAGCTTAACTTACATAACCAATTCTGTTTTAACATGCATGATTTGATCAAACACAACAACTCAACTGGAGAGCGAAGGCGCATCTTAACGTTTCACCGGTGgaaaaaatgtctgcatgacatgcatgcatggatggatgctttattgatcccgaaaGAAATTTAAGGCATCCAGTAGCAATGTATGACATACAGGGAGAACACAAATGCAAACCAAAACccacatagcaaatatttgaAGTCAAGCAAAAGAGGTATCGAAATGTAAAGAATCActtagaaaaatacaaaatcaagTAACAAATCGCTATATAAAAACTTGAGAAAAAGTTAAAGCACAGAAACTTGAGTGAGTGACTGATAAACTAGCCTCCTATAGCCATTAGCGAGTGCTGTCACTCAGACACAGTCGGGTGAAAGCAAAGGCAGTGTTATAGTGCACTACATGTAGATGACTATGAGTGCAAGGACTGGATCCTATGGAAGAAGTGATACACAGACTGAGTATGAAGGCAAAGAAATATAACTGATTGAATACCAAAAGGATAAACAAGTACAAAGTGGAGGTTGTGCATGTGGACTAATATTGACAATGGCATCAGTCTGGCAGCcacaaaacatattcaaacaAGTGAGTAGAGGTGGCAGTAAAAAGCAGAATGACCCAAAAACAGTTTCATCTCTCCATTATTGGGAAGAGTTGAATAACCATATACCCTGTGGGATAAAGAACTTCCTCTGTCGATCTTTATATATCTTTAACTTTACTTAGggcattaaaacaaaaagggacAATACTACCTGGAGacataaaaaaggagaaaaaaaagagtacatGGAATAGacttgaaaaacatgaaattttaCTTGCTGCCtgcaaaataattttcactCATTCCAACAATGTCATTATGGTTAATagggttgttttgttttttttttcttttttatacttCGGAGCAAAGTGTAACTGTAGTTGAGAGCCTGAATGttaattacaaaatgaaaagcagatccatcaggaaaaataaaatccatatatatatatagatcgATATATATATCACTCAAACTGCACTCTTGAccagtaagaaaacaaaagacagcacTTAGTGGCTCCAAATCACAAAGGCAAGAGCAAGGTTCAGCACCAAGGACAGCGACATAACgaacaaactgcagctcagtgaaaagacagaaattccAGTGCCGTGTTTAATGATAGATCATGTTATTTTACCCTAAATTATGAAGCAAAACAGATCAACTACGTCGACGAATACGACCACATAATTTGAAATACCGCATACTGCGATGGAAACACTAATCGCCGAATCCTTGTGAAGTTATGATGGTGAATATGTGACTAtaggaaaaagtgaaacaaaaggcAATACATGAAGCCAGGAGACACTTAATTTGGAATGAATTATGTCGGGGAAACATCCCAggtgtgttttaatttaaaaaggatcgtttgaaaaacaaaaactgattaaatgaacaagtaaaataaagaacagtATTTGGACTTTAAGGAATTGGGCTGGATCTTGAAACACAATGTTCCTACCTCTGGTGATCCATCTGACTCTCCAAACACTTCTGCAAAGTCACTTGGACTTTTCCTCAAAGTCTGCTCAGCAGGCAGCGTGTTGTCATTGTAAGACGTCACAAACTTAAAGTCACTGGTTCTTGATCCTGTCGTCAGATATGCGTCATAATTGTAAGCGCTGCGCAAAGTTCCTGTGCCGTCAACATCTGCGTAATTAGGAGGGAGATAAGCGCCGGGGATGGCGACTGCTCCATCAAACAACAGTCTGGGCTTTCTCCTGCGACAAAACCTCACacccaggatgatgatgatgaacgtCAGAAaaaacgtggacacacacaccagagcgaTAATAAGGTAAGACGTCAGTTTGGAATTCTTCTCCTCGTAAGAAATATCCTTCAGTTCGGGCACCTCAGCCAAGttgtcagaaatcagtaaatacatggaacaggtggcagacagagagggctggCCGTTATCTTTCACTGCCACAATAAGgttctgtttcatgctgtcagatTCAGAAATGTCCCGCTGTGTCCTGATCTCTCCGCTGTGGACACCAATAGTGAAAAGGCCCGGATCAGTGGACTTCACGATATGATAAGACAGCCAGGCGTTCTGGCCGGAGTCCGCGTCCACCGCGATCACTTTGGACACCACAGAGCCTCCGTGGGCAGCTTTGGGGACCAGCTCGGTCATGAACGAGTTGCCCTCCGGGGCGGGGTAcaggatctgaggacagttgtcattcacatccgatatgaacacactgacggtcacgttgctgctcagaggaggagaaccGTTGTCTCGGGCCATCACGTGGACTTTAAAACTCCTCAACTGCTCATAATCAAACGACCTCACAGCGTGGATCACCCCCGTGTCTCCGTTCACAGACACGTAGGAGGACACCGGGGCACCGTTCATCTCACCGGCtaacagagaataaatcactgtaCCGTTCTGTCTCCAGTCGGGGTCTCGAGCACTCACGGAACATAAAGTGGAGccatgtttgttattttcactcacatatgCGCTGTACGactgctcctcaaacacaggtgggttgtcgttgatgtctgctacagataactgaacagttttagacGAGGACAGAGGCGGAGAGCCCTCGTCAGTGGCACtgattgtaatgttgtaatcagACACCACTTCACGGTCCAGCTGTCCTGTGCTCACCAGagaataatagtttttaatagAAGGAACCAACTTAAAAGGCACGTTTTGCTGAATGGAGCAGCGGACCTGTCCGTTGGTCTCAGAGTCTCTGTCCTGCACGTTAATGATGCCCACCTCTGTACCAGGTGACACGTTCTCAGGTATGGGGTTTGTCAGTGATTTCAGTTGTATGACTGGTGCGTTGTCATTTATGTCAGTAATCTCAATAATTAACGTTGCATATGACGCCAATCCCAGACCATCTTTAGCGCTGATCTGCATTTCATATGATGATTCCCTTTCATAGTCCACAGCTGCAGCCACTTTAACCTCTCCAGTTTTAGGGTTCAGAGAGAAAAGTTCGTTTTCATCTGAAACATGATCAAATCCGTAAATAACTTCTCCGTTCACTCCCTCGTCTGCATCAGTAGCACTCACTGTGATCACCAGTGTATCCAGAGGAGAGTTCTCAGGCAGACTGGCTTTGTAAACGGCCTGGCTGAACACTGGTACATTATCATTAGCATCCAGCACAGTAACGTGGATGACTACAGTACCTGATCTCTGAGGAGAGCCGCCATCAAATGCAGTGAGCAGTAACGTAATCTCTTTGTTGTCCTCTCGGTCCAATTCTTTGTCTAACACTAACTCACCATATTTTCGCCCAcctgcttttgtgtttacatttaatttgaaataatcatTCTGCTGCAGCGAGTAGCCTTGAACAGCATTTTCTCCGATGTCGCCATCGTGCGCCTCATCCAAGAGGAAACGCGCACCTTTGACGGCCGATTCCTGAATTTCCAATTTCAGCGACTCCTCTTTAAATTGGGGTGAATTATCATTAATATCTTGAACGCGGATACTAATACGGTGCAGCTCTAAGGGATTTTCCAGTACGAGCTCCTGTTTCACAACACAAGATGCCTTTTTGGCACAAAGCCCCTCTCTGTCAATCCTCTCTTGTACGATCAAGTCTCCGGTGTTGAGATTCACACCGCAGTACTTCACACTGTTATCCTCAGTATCGATGCGGGCTTTGCGTGCAGACAGTCTGCCCAAATCAAGTCCCAGATCCTTAGCGAGATTTCCGATTACAGATCCACGTTTCATCTCCTCCGGGATCGAGTAGCTCACGTCTCCACAGACGGGGTGGAcgacaaggaaaataaaagcgaGGCCGCACAGCACCGCAAATCTGCTGCATCCCATTGTTACTGCCAGAGAGACCACATACACGTAAAAGATACCGCCAAGAAGGTCAAAATATATCAACGATGCATTCGTGATTCCTCccagtaaacacaaaatgtcactgaagtcccACACGAAGCTGTTTTATGAGCTGCGGTATACAAAAGCAGAGTCAGCCTTTAAATTCGTAGGGACAGAAGGGTGGAGAATCACCGAGCCTTCTCGTTTGCTGGTACACACTGACACCATCAGTATCTGTGTGGGTATAACAAGGcgattctttctttttttttcttaaatat containing:
- the LOC124068409 gene encoding protocadherin beta-15-like, producing MGCSRFAVLCGLAFIFLVVHPVCGDVSYSIPEEMKRGSVIGNLAKDLGLDLGRLSARKARIDTEDNSVKYCGVNLNTGDLIVQERIDREGLCAKKASCVVKQELVLENPLELHRISIRVQDINDNSPQFKEESLKLEIQESAVKGARFLLDEAHDGDIGENAVQGYSLQQNDYFKLNVNTKAGGRKYGELVLDKELDREDNKEITLLLTAFDGGSPQRSGTVVIHVTVLDANDNVPVFSQAVYKASLPENSPLDTLVITVSATDADEGVNGEVIYGFDHVSDENELFSLNPKTGEVKVAAAVDYERESSYEMQISAKDGLGLASYATLIIEITDINDNAPVIQLKSLTNPIPENVSPGTEVGIINVQDRDSETNGQVRCSIQQNVPFKLVPSIKNYYSLVSTGQLDREVVSDYNITISATDEGSPPLSSSKTVQLSVADINDNPPVFEEQSYSAYVSENNKHGSTLCSVSARDPDWRQNGTVIYSLLAGEMNGAPVSSYVSVNGDTGVIHAVRSFDYEQLRSFKVHVMARDNGSPPLSSNVTVSVFISDVNDNCPQILYPAPEGNSFMTELVPKAAHGGSVVSKVIAVDADSGQNAWLSYHIVKSTDPGLFTIGVHSGEIRTQRDISESDSMKQNLIVAVKDNGQPSLSATCSMYLLISDNLAEVPELKDISYEEKNSKLTSYLIIALVCVSTFFLTFIIIILGVRFCRRRKPRLLFDGAVAIPGAYLPPNYADVDGTGTLRSAYNYDAYLTTGSRTSDFKFVTSYNDNTLPAEQTLRKSPSDFAEVFGESDGSPEVGTLCFKIQPNSLKSKYCSLFYLFI